In Musa acuminata AAA Group cultivar baxijiao chromosome BXJ3-9, Cavendish_Baxijiao_AAA, whole genome shotgun sequence, a single genomic region encodes these proteins:
- the LOC135650094 gene encoding subtilisin-like protease SBT1.7, translating to MEPLRSSSLMLLLLVICCSSTAAVAAAKKRTYIVHMAKSQMPPAFAEHRHWYDASLRSVSDTAEILYAYDTVAHGFSARLTPAEARAMERRPGVLGVMAEARYELHTTRTPEFLGLDRTEGFIPQSNTTSDVVVGVLDTGVWPERKSYDDTGLGPVPASWKGACEEGKDFKAANACNRKLVGARFFSKGYEARMGPINLTRESRSPRDNDGHGTHTSSTVAGSAVPDVDFLGYAAGTARGMSTRARIAVYKVCWLGGCFGSDILAAMDKAIEDGCGVLSLSLGGGMSDYYRDNIAVGAFSAMAMGVVVSCSAGNAGPGASTLSNVAPWITTVGAGTLDRDFPANVLLSNGKNYTGVSLYSGKPLPSSPLPFIYAGNATNTTNGNLCMTGTLLPDKVAGKIVLCDRGINARVQKGLAVRDAGGAGMILANTDANGEELVADAHLLPATAVGEIAGDAIKSYLFSDPNPTATIAFRGTKVGVKPSPVVAAFSSRGPSAITPDILKPDLIAPGVNILAAWTGSVGPTGQAADPRRTEFNIISGTSMSCPHVSGLLALLKGAHPDWSPGAIKSALMTTAYAAYPGDGGILDVATGRAATPFDFGAGHVDPPKALDPGLVYDLTTEDYLDFLCALNYTPLQIARLSRLTNYTCDRQKAYEVSDLNYPSFAVAFATASTTVKHTRTLTNVGAPGTYKATVSAPEDVKVVVEPTALTFEALGEKKNYTVTFSTASQPSGSTAFGRLEWSDARHVVASPLAFSWT from the coding sequence ATGGAGCCACTGAGGTCGTCGTCATTGATGTTACTGCTGCTGGTGATATGCTGCAGCAGCACCGCGGCGGTGGCGGCCGCCAAGAAGCGGACGTATATTGTCCACATGGCCAAGTCGCAGATGCCGCCTGCGTTCGCGGAGCACCGCCACTGGTACGACGCCTCGCTGAGGTCCGTCTCCGACACCGCCGAGATCCTCTACGCCTACGACACGGTCGCCCACGGCTTCTCCGCGCGGCTCACGCCGGCGGAGGCCCGCGCCATGGAGCGCCGCCCGGGCGTGCTGGGCGTCATGGCCGAGGCTCGGTACGAGCTCCACACGACGCGCACCCCGGAGTTCCTCGGCCTCGACCGCACCGAGGGGTTCATCCCCCAATCGAACACCACGAGCGACGTCGTCGTCGGGGTGCTCGACACGGGCGTGTGGCCGGAGCGCAAGAGCTACGACGACACTGGGCTCGGGCCGGTCCCGGCGAGCTGGAAGGGCGCGTGTGAGGAGGGAAAGGACTTCAAGGCCGCGAACGCGTGCAACCGGAAGCTGGTCGGCGCGCGATTCTTCTCAAAGGGGTATGAAGCGCGCATGGGCCCTATCAACTTGACCAGGGAGTCGAGATCCCCCCGGGACAACGACGGCCACGGCACCCATACCTCTTCCACCGTCGCTGGCTCAGCCGTCCCCGACGTCGACTTTCTTGGCTACGCCGCCGGCACCGCCCGCGGCATGTCCACCCGCGCGCGCATCGCCGTGTACAAGGTCTGCTGGCTCGGTGGGTGCTTCGGCTCCGACATCCTCGCTGCCATGGACAAGGCCATCGAGGACGGCTGTGGCGTCCTGTCCCTGTCCCTGGGCGGCGGGATGTCGGACTACTATCGCGACAACATCGCCGTCGGGGCTTTCAGCGCCATGGCGATGGGGGTCGTGGTCTCCTGCTCCGCCGGCAATGCCGGCCCCGGGGCTTCTACCCTCTCCAACGTAGCGCCGTGGATCACCACCGTCGGTGCCGGCACGCTCGACCGCGACTTCCCCGCCAACGTCCTGCTCAGCAACGGTAAGAACTACACCGGCGTCTCGCTCTACAGCGGGAAGCCACTTCCCTCCTCGCCGCTCCCATTCATTTACGCCGGGAACGCCACCAACACTACCAACGGGAACCTCTGCATGACGGGGACCCTCCTGCCCGACAAGGTCGCCGGAAAGATCGTCCTCTGCGACCGCGGGATCAACGCCCGGGTACAAAAGGGGTTGGCCGTGCGTGACGCTGGAGGGGCGGGCATGATCCTGGCCAACACCGACGCCAACGGGGAAGAGCTTGTGGCCGACGCGCACCTCCTCCCCGCCACCGCCGTCGGGGAAATAGCCGGGGACGCCATCAAGTCCTACCTCTTCTCCGATCCGAACCCAACGGCTACCATTGCGTTCAGGGGTACGAAGGTCGGTGTCAAGCCGTCGCCGGTGGTTGCGGCGTTCTCCTCCCGCGGGCCGAGCGCCATCACTCCGGACATCTTGAAGCCGGACCTGATCGCCCCGGGGGTGAACATCCTCGCCGCCTGGACGGGCTCGGTTGGGCCCACGGGGCAGGCGGCGGACCCGCGGCGGACGGAGTTCAACATCATCTCCGGCACGTCCATGTCGTGCCCCCACGTCAGCGGCCTGCTGGCGCTCCTCAAGGGAGCGCACCCGGACTGGAGCCCCGGCGCCATCAAGTCCGCCCTCATGACCACCGCTTACGCCGCTTACCCCGGCGACGGTGGGATCCTCGACGTGGCCACCGGCCGCGCCGCCACTCCCTTCGACTTCGGCGCCGGCCACGTGGACCCGCCGAAGGCCCTGGACCCCGGCCTCGTCTACGACCTAACCACCGAAGACTACCTCGACTTCCTCTGCGCCCTTAACTACACCCCCCTCCAGATCGCGCGACTCTCCCGGCTGACCAACTACACCTGCGATAGACAAAAGGCCTACGAGGTATCGGACCTCAACTACCCCTCCTTCGCGGTGGCGTTCGCAACGGCGTCGACGACGGTGAAGCACACAAGAACGCTGACCAACGTCGGGGCACCTGGGACGTACAAGGCGACCGTGTCGGCGCCGGAGGACGTTAAGGTGGTGGTGGAGCCAACGGCTCTGACCTTCGAGGCGCTGGGGGAGAAGAAGAACTATACCGTGACTTTCTCAACGGCGTCGCAGCCGTCGGGATCGACCGCGTTCGGCCGCCTCGAGTGGTCCGACGCCCGGCACGTGGTCGCGAGCCCCCTGGCCTTCTCATGGACCTAA
- the LOC103997354 gene encoding protein arginine N-methyltransferase 2 isoform X1: MAKSAEEQLCEAAVEGDCAKIGDLLSAGADPTYFDASGMTPLMYAARHGHADSARLLLSAGAPWNALSPSNISAGDLAMEHAHQEAFDVLLNAGIQAELVLGTIARVAERNGEKEGGGLNYLEDRVSFSEDKLMDSESKAVMMEWERPLMEAHARAVCGGGGKVLNVGFGMGLVDEAIQRYGPVEHTIVEAHPEVYERMLRSGWGKKENVKIVFGRWQDVLPQLESYDGVFFDTYGEYYEDLRQFHQHLPRLLKPGGVYSYFNGLCGDNAFFHVVYCQLVALELGNLGYSTQFIPLPVKDCLTEEVWEGVKRKYWQLDTYYLPVCQPLSDSE; the protein is encoded by the exons ATGGCGAAGTCGGCGGAGGAACAGCTCTGCGAGGCGGCTGTTGAAGGCGACTGCGCCAAGATCGGCGACCTCCTCTCTGCCGGTGCCGACCCCACCTACTTCGACGCAAGCGGGATGACGCCCCTCATGTACGCCGCGCGCCACGGCCACGCCGACTCCGCTCGACTCCTCCTTTCCGCCGGTGCACCGTGGAATGCCCTCTCGCCATCAAACATTTCCGCCGGTGACCTTGCCATGGAGCACGCCCATCAGGAGGCCTTCGACGTTCTCCTCAACGCCGGCATCCAGGCTGAGCTCGTTCTCGGGACCATCGCCCGCGTGGCGGAGCGCAACGGCGAGAAGGAAGGAGGCGGCTTGAACTACCTGGAGGACAGGGTGTCCTTCAGCGAGGACAAGCTGATGGACTCGGAGAGCAAGGCGGTGATGATGGAGTGGGAAAGACCGCTGATGGAGGCACACGCGAGGGCCGTATGCGGCGGCGGTGGGAAGGTGCTCAACGTGGGGTTTGGGATGGGGCTTGTGGACGAGGCAATTCAGAGGTACGGGCCGGTCGAGCACACGATTGTGGAGGCGCATCCGGAAGTGTATGAGCGGATGCTGCGTTCAGGCTGGGGGAAGAAGGAGAATGTGAAGATTGTTTTTGGACGGTGGCAGGATGTTCTTCCGCAGCTTGAGTCTTATGATG GAGTATTTTTTGACACTTACGGAGAATATTATGAGGACTTGAGGCAATTTCACCAACATCTTCCTAGACTACTGAAGCCCGGAGGTGTATACTCATACTTCAATGGGCTGTGCGGTGATAATGCATTTTTCCATGTAGTTTACTGTCAGTTAGTTGCATTAGAACTTGGAAATTTAGGTTATTCTACTCAATTTATTCCCTTGCCTGTAAAAGattgcttgacagaggaggtatgGGAAGGTGTGAAACGGAAATACTGGCAGCTCGACACATATTACCTTCCTGTTTGTCAGCCATTAAGTGATTCAGAATGA
- the LOC135650093 gene encoding uncharacterized protein LOC135650093: MESGSDLSPDEPVTKPSTDFEKKGSVIEAPTSTTSGCGRKIGGSKDSGHSILNTVNKSTSQIKKPPHRKNVSPLNWFPRKKTDSFLKRKIKHLQEIEGMNLSLDETLGNANPHYTRIAREKIAAHEAAQKAMEARKSAMVEASWCRILGAARIKSKEAEARLEKAEKCAEEAFEAARALGVMMYDRPDCQRRTCEIETSLGIGGRSTHTVTASFETAFEVDKEVAATVKKAFIQLANCPSSLEKEEFRDLLYKITQNPDGNRTMEDVPEITSECDTGHGAEREKVSHISGDTDMKHATKMKQRKSKNSLLPTDSGSSISMSPTELIDRMLERLKSLHEDELASLAVIVATCGLNAALCEMEHDKDNDLEAISSCTSKLRTGMRRDSSITSIVGHTVQEKEALTEIPSLDKSLVKHVSKLEREVQEARKNNRDLINQRTSETSETHVVVESKPSNKNERHVDSTLDLGSVLMKHVTKLERDVLEFKKHNYRSNSLVEDRKGVERNVESEFQSEIAETKCNVDAPTCDSIPTLKGKRSNTTDELLGGKYGISINNVCRQLSSSQGLTEDIEHHGVMVIHEEVPRPPSACRQQGKENIDFNPVDEMHQASKRMSRVERAKIEVLKTFSYQERNRGGGDALETMGLDKILVKPIHRLEKEKMQALEQRRDEISLRDQKNQTTDVKDTESLDMILVKHVSRLEKEKLMLAADEGARTVKRSKQQPKACAQSLDEILVKHQSKLEKAKLATTQQSADYIKHESRREARERELQEAWRGMSLGNSMKPHLSRIERDKAAWRKAEEEEHNREMQL; the protein is encoded by the exons ATGGAGTCCGGCAGCGATCTCTCGCCTGATGAGCCCGTGACGAAGCCTTCCACCGATTTCGAGAAGAAGGGTTCGGTTATTGAAGCTCCGACGTCAACCACCAGCGGCTGCGGCAGAAAG ATTGGTGGATCCAAAGACAGTGGACATTCGATTTTGAATACTGTTAATAAGTCCACATCACAGATCAAGAAGCCCCCACATCGAAAAAATGTTTCTCCCCTGAACTGGTTTCCTAGAAAAAAGACTGATTCATTCTTGAAGAGAAAAATCAAGCATCTACAG GAGATTGAAGGAATGAACCTTTCTCTTGATGAAACGCTTGGAAATGCCAACCCTCATTATACTAGGATAGCAAGGGAAAAGATTGCAGCTCATGAGGCAGCTCAGAAGGCCATGGAAGCTCGCAAATCTGCTATGGTTGAAGCCTCCTGGTGTCGAATACTAGGAGCAGCTAG GATTAAAAGTAAAGAAGCAGAGGCACGGTTGGAGAAAGCTGAGAAATGCGCAGAAGAAGCCTTTGAAGCAGCAAGAGCTTTGGGAGTAATGATGTATGATAGGCCAGATTGTCAAAGGAGAACATGCGAAATAGAAACATCTTTGGGTATTGGAGGACGGTCCACTCATACAGTGACTGCTTCTTTTGAAACTGCCTTCGAGGTAGATAAAGAGGTGGCAGCAACGGTTAAAAAGGCATTCATACAGCTTGCAAATTGCCCCTCTTCTTTGGAAAAAGAAGAATTTAGAGATTTACTTTATAAAATCACTCAAAATCCTGATGGCAATCGTACCATGGAGGATGTACCAGAAATAACTTCTGAATGTGACACTGGTCATGGGGCAGAACGTGAGAAAGTCTCACATATTAGTGGTGACACAGACATGAAGCATGCCACCAAAATGAAACAACGAAAAAGCAAGAACAGTTTGCTTCCAACTGATAGTGGCAGCAGTATCTCTATGTCACCAACAGAGCTCATTGACAGGATGCTTGAAAGACTAAAAAGTTTGCATGAGGATGAGCTTGCTTCTCTGGCTGTTATTGTTGCAACTTGTGGCCTGAATGCTGCACTTTGCGAAATGGAGCACGACAAAGATAATGATCTTGAAGCCATTAGCAGTTGCACTTCTAAACTAAGAACAGGAATGAGAAGAGATTCCAGCATTACATCCATCGTGGGTCACACTGTGCAAGAGAAAGAAGCTCTGACTGAAATACCCAGTCTGGACAAGTCTCTGGTGAAGCATGTCTCGAAACTTGAAAGGGAAGTTCAAGAAGCAAGGAAAAATAATAGAGATTTGATTAATCAGAGAACTTCAGAAACATCTGAGACCCATGTTGTTGTTGAAAGTAAGCCATCAAACAAAAATGAAAGACATGTAGACTCGACTTTGGACTTGGGAAGTGTTCTCATGAAGCATGTCACTAAACTTGAAAGAGATGTCCTAGAATTCAAGAAGCACAATTACAGGAGCAACTCACTAGTGGAGGATAGGAAAGGTGTGGAACGGAATGTTGAAAGTGAATTTCAATCTGAAATTGCAGAGACTAAATGCAATGTTGATGCACCTACATGTGACAGTATCCCAACTCTGAAAGGAAAGCGATCCAACACCACAGATGAATTGTTAGGAGGAAAATATGGAATATCAATTAACAATGTATGTAGACAGTTGAGTAGTTCTCAAGGACTGACTGAAGATATTGAACATCATGGCGTAATGGTAATACATGAAGAAGTTCCAAGACCACCTTCTGCTTGTAGACAACAAGGCAAAGAGAATATAGATTTCAATCCTGTTGATGAGATGCATCAAGCTAGTAAACGCATGTCTCGTGTTGAAAGAGCTAAGATCGAAGTGTTGAAAACCTTTTCTTATCAGGAAAGAAATAGGGGTGGTGGCGACGCACTTGAAACAATGGGCCTTGATAAGATTTTAGTCAAACCAATTCATAGgttggagaaggagaaaatgcaagctTTGGAACAAAGGagggatgagatttccctaagagACCAGAAGAACCAAACAACCGATGTCAAGGATACAGAGAGTTTAGACATGATCTTGGTGAAGCATGTCTCTAGACTTGAGAAGGAGAAACTGATGCTTGCAGCAGATGAAGGTGCAAGGACAGTGAAAAGAAGCAAACAGCAGCCTAAAGCATGTGCACAAAGTTTAGATGAAATCCTGGTGAAGCATCAGTCCAAACTGGAGAAGGCCAAGCTGGCTACAACTCAACAATCAGCAGACTATATCAAGCATGAATCTCGTAGAGAAGCCAGGGAAAGGGAGTTGCAAGAAGCATGGAGAGGCATGAGTTTAGGGAATTCAATGAAACCCCATCTATCAAGGATTGAACGAGACAAG GCTGCTTGGAGGAAGGCTGAGGAAGAGGAACACAACCGAGAAATGCAACTATGA